One window from the genome of Candidatus Krumholzibacteriia bacterium encodes:
- the panC gene encoding pantoate--beta-alanine ligase, with product MHVFHEIGPLRAHLDARRAAGHRVAFVPTMGALHPGHGACVAAARADAGALVVCSIFVNPTQFGAGEDLDAYPRTLAQDRALLEAWGCDVLFAPATAVMYPETQTVWVDPGKLAEPMCGRFRPGHFRGVATVVAKLLHIVRPDVAVFGQKDAQQALVVRAMARQLCEGVEIRLARTVREPDGLAMSSRNAYLSDGERARAAAVPVALAAARDALQAGERSARAVEQAARGALTRAGIERVDYVEVRRADDLSPLERLEGRAILALAAWVGSTRLIDNMVFEVGPDRVVADAPLF from the coding sequence ATGCACGTCTTCCACGAGATCGGGCCTCTGCGTGCCCATCTCGACGCGCGCCGCGCCGCCGGCCACCGCGTCGCCTTCGTCCCCACCATGGGGGCGTTGCACCCCGGGCACGGTGCGTGCGTGGCCGCGGCCCGGGCGGATGCGGGTGCGCTGGTGGTTTGCTCGATCTTCGTCAATCCCACCCAGTTCGGCGCCGGGGAGGATCTCGACGCCTATCCACGCACACTGGCGCAGGACCGTGCACTGCTGGAGGCGTGGGGGTGCGATGTGCTGTTTGCGCCCGCGACCGCGGTGATGTATCCCGAAACACAGACGGTGTGGGTGGACCCGGGGAAGCTGGCCGAGCCCATGTGCGGACGGTTCCGGCCCGGGCATTTCCGTGGCGTGGCCACGGTGGTGGCGAAACTGCTTCATATCGTGCGGCCCGACGTGGCGGTATTCGGCCAGAAGGACGCGCAGCAGGCGCTGGTGGTGCGCGCCATGGCGCGGCAGCTCTGCGAGGGTGTGGAGATCCGGCTGGCGCGCACCGTGCGCGAGCCCGACGGCCTCGCCATGAGTTCGCGCAACGCCTACCTGTCGGACGGCGAGCGCGCGCGTGCGGCGGCGGTTCCCGTGGCACTGGCCGCGGCCCGCGACGCGCTGCAGGCGGGGGAGCGTTCCGCGCGCGCGGTGGAGCAAGCGGCCCGGGGCGCACTCACGCGCGCAGGAATCGAGCGCGTGGACTACGTCGAGGTGCGTCGCGCGGACGATCTTTCTCCTTTGGAGCGTCTGGAAGGGCGCGCTATACTCGCGCTTGCCGCGTGGGTTGGAAGCACGCGGCTCATCGACAACATGGTGTTCGAAGTTGGCCCCGACCGTGTGGTTGCGGACGCGCCGCTGTTCTGA
- the panB gene encoding 3-methyl-2-oxobutanoate hydroxymethyltransferase — protein sequence MTGRARVTVQTLRQMKREGRKIVVLTAYDHPTAVIEDRAGVDVILVGDSLGMVVLGYENTLPVTMEEVIHHARAVARARPRALTVGDLPFMSYQAGVSDAVRNAGRMVKEGGMEAVKLEGGRRMEAAIRGIVDAAIPVMGHLGLTPQSVHQFGGYRVQGKEQHAAQQLIDDAGFLESCGCFAVVLEGMPWPLARQITEALSIPTIGIGAGPHCDGQVLVVNDLLGMDDQFAPRFVKRYAEVGRTMAEAFSAYAEDVRAGRFPDLDHSYPSE from the coding sequence ATGACGGGGCGCGCGCGGGTGACCGTGCAGACGCTGCGCCAGATGAAGCGGGAAGGGCGCAAAATCGTGGTCCTCACCGCCTACGACCATCCCACCGCGGTCATCGAGGACCGGGCGGGCGTGGACGTGATCCTGGTGGGCGACAGCCTGGGCATGGTGGTGCTCGGCTATGAGAACACGCTGCCGGTGACGATGGAGGAGGTCATTCACCACGCCCGTGCGGTGGCGCGGGCGCGTCCGCGCGCCCTGACCGTGGGTGACCTGCCCTTCATGTCCTACCAGGCCGGGGTGAGCGACGCGGTGCGCAACGCGGGCCGGATGGTGAAGGAGGGCGGGATGGAAGCGGTGAAGCTGGAGGGCGGCCGGCGCATGGAGGCGGCCATCCGCGGCATCGTCGACGCGGCCATTCCGGTGATGGGCCACCTGGGGCTCACGCCGCAGTCGGTGCATCAGTTCGGCGGCTATCGCGTCCAGGGTAAGGAACAGCACGCCGCGCAGCAGTTGATCGACGACGCGGGTTTCCTGGAGTCGTGTGGCTGCTTCGCGGTCGTCCTGGAAGGGATGCCGTGGCCGCTGGCCCGGCAGATCACCGAGGCGTTGTCGATTCCCACCATCGGCATCGGTGCGGGACCCCACTGCGATGGCCAGGTACTCGTCGTCAACGACCTGCTGGGAATGGACGACCAGTTTGCGCCCCGCTTCGTAAAGCGGTACGCCGAGGTGGGGCGCACCATGGCCGAAGCCTTCTCGGCCTACGCCGAGGACGTCCGCGCAGGACGCTTTCCGGATCTCGACCACAGCTACCCGTCGGAGTAG